TGCCATCCTACCCGGAACGCTCGGCCCGCTGACAGCCGAACAGATCGCCCGCGCCGAAAGCCCCGAACAGGGGTTGGCATTGCTGCTCGTTTCACCCGAATTCCTGCGGAGATAATCCGATGATCCTCAATCGCCGCCATCTTGTGCTGTCGGGACTCGCCGGGACGGGTATTGCCCTTGCCCCGCGCATCGCCTTTGCCGCCGCCGAAACCGACCGGCGCTTCATCTTCATCATTCAGCGCGGCGCCGCCGACGGTCTGGCCATTTTGGCCCCGACCGGCGATCCCGTCTTTGCGGCTGCACGCGGAGAGATCGCGGCCAGCGCTGCAAGCGGGGCCGCGCTGGACAGCCTCTTCACGCTGCATCCGGAAATGAAAGCGAGCGCCGCATTATTCGGGCAAAAACAGGCCGCCTTTGTCCATGCGATTGCCTCTGGCTATCGGGAACGTTCGCATTTTGACGGGCAGAACATGCTCGAAACCGCAGGCACCCGTCCTTATGGCCGCGACGATGGCTGGATGAACCGGTTGCTCACACTGCTTCCCAAGGGCGAAAGCAAGGCCATTGCCTTTGCCAACGCCATCCCGCCAGCGCTGCGCGGCCCGATAGCGGTCAGCAGCTACGCCCCCTCGCGCCTGCCCGACGCCAATGCCGCGCTGCTCGAACGGGTCGCCATGCTTTATGCCGAGGACCGCGAGCTGGCGCCATTATGGCAAAGCGCGACCCAGACCGAAGCCATGGCAATGGGCAGCGACCCGGCAGGACGCGGCGGCGCAGCGGCCGGAAAGCTGGTCGCCAGCCTGATGGCAGGTAGCGACGGTGCCCGTGTTGCGATGGTCGAAACTGGCGGCTGGGATACGCATATCAATCAGGACGGGCGGCTGGGCGCGGTGTTAAAGGGTGTCGATGACATGATCGATGCCCTGCGCATCGACCTTGGACCAGCGTGGGATAAGACACTGGTGCTGGTCGCGACCGAATTCGGGCGCACCGTGCATGTCAACGGGACGCGCGGCACCGACCATGGCACCGGATCGGCAGCATTGCTCTATGGAGGCGCACTGGCCAGCGGCGGCACGGTGCGTTCGGATTGGCCGGGGCTTGCCACCGGACAATTGTTCGAAGGTCGCGACCTCAGGCCGACGATGCGGTTTGAAAGCGTCGCGGTCGGGGCACTTTCGGCGCATTACGGCATCGATCCCGTTTTGATGCGCCGAACAGTGTTTCCAGATTACAGCTGACGCGCCGCCCGATCAATTTCCATAAGCTGCCCGTTCGACCGCGCCGAGGAAATCGAGCGCGCCGGCATCGCCAAAGGGTGCAAGCTGGCTCATCATCACGCCGGCAACGCCATTTGTCGGGTCGATCCAATAATAGCTGTTGAAAATCCCCGCCCAGGCCAAGCTGCCCGGCGCGCGGCCATTGGGGCCTTGTTCGGGATTGATCAGAAAACCCAGACCCCATCCGGTGTGCTGGTCGGGGAAGGTATCATAAGGCCGGGCAAGATCGGGCATTGCCGTTCCCATATAACCGGCACGCAAGGGGGCGACCTGATTGCGCGCCATTTCCGCGACGCTGGCTTCGGATAGCACGCGCGTGCCATCCAATTCACCACCGCGCAGGATCATGCGGACGAACTGGCCATAATCGGCTGCGGTTGAACTCAGGCCGCCGCCGCCCATGTCGAACTCGCCACCGCCCAGAAAGATGGGCTGGGTGGCAAAGCCGCCATCGGGAAGCCGCGCATGCACCTTTGCTGCATCGTCGGGCAGCGCATCGCGGAAAGCGGTCGCCGTCATGCCGAGCGGGGCAAGCAGATTATCCTGAAGATAGGCGCCCAGCCGCTGGCCGGTCGCCGCCTCGATCGCAAGACCAACCCAATCGGTCGCGACGCTATATTCCCACTTTTCGCCTGGATCGAACATCAGCGGCATCTGGATTGACGCGAGCGATCCGGGGGCTGGCATCCCGGTTGCGGCATAATAGCGCAATATTTCCGGGTGGATGAAGAAATAGCCGAGCCCTGCCGTATGCGTCAGCAGATGGCGCAGCGTGATTGGCCGGCTTGCGGCGCGCAAAATCGGTTCGCCGCCGTCCGAAAAGCCGGAGAGGACCTGCGGCGCCGCCAGTTGCGGCAACAAATCTCCAACCGGGGCATCGAGATCGAGCCGGCCCTGTTCGACCAGCTGCATCGCCCCTGCGGAAACGACCGCCTTGGTCATCGACGCAATCTGGAAGACGGTATCGACCTCCATCGCCTGCCCGCTAATGGCATCGGCGTGGCCATAAGCACCCGTAAAGCGCACCCCATCCCGGTCAGCGATCAGCGCCACCGCGCCCGGAATTGCCGCTTGTGCAAAGGCTGCCTGCAGTTGTGCTTCTATCCCCATCTCGTCTCTCCCCCTCAAATCCCGATTATTATCATTCGCCCAGTTCGATCCATGTCGGCG
This portion of the Sphingobium sp. genome encodes:
- a CDS encoding DUF1501 domain-containing protein, translated to MILNRRHLVLSGLAGTGIALAPRIAFAAAETDRRFIFIIQRGAADGLAILAPTGDPVFAAARGEIAASAASGAALDSLFTLHPEMKASAALFGQKQAAFVHAIASGYRERSHFDGQNMLETAGTRPYGRDDGWMNRLLTLLPKGESKAIAFANAIPPALRGPIAVSSYAPSRLPDANAALLERVAMLYAEDRELAPLWQSATQTEAMAMGSDPAGRGGAAAGKLVASLMAGSDGARVAMVETGGWDTHINQDGRLGAVLKGVDDMIDALRIDLGPAWDKTLVLVATEFGRTVHVNGTRGTDHGTGSAALLYGGALASGGTVRSDWPGLATGQLFEGRDLRPTMRFESVAVGALSAHYGIDPVLMRRTVFPDYS
- a CDS encoding serine hydrolase domain-containing protein, with the translated sequence MGIEAQLQAAFAQAAIPGAVALIADRDGVRFTGAYGHADAISGQAMEVDTVFQIASMTKAVVSAGAMQLVEQGRLDLDAPVGDLLPQLAAPQVLSGFSDGGEPILRAASRPITLRHLLTHTAGLGYFFIHPEILRYYAATGMPAPGSLASIQMPLMFDPGEKWEYSVATDWVGLAIEAATGQRLGAYLQDNLLAPLGMTATAFRDALPDDAAKVHARLPDGGFATQPIFLGGGEFDMGGGGLSSTAADYGQFVRMILRGGELDGTRVLSEASVAEMARNQVAPLRAGYMGTAMPDLARPYDTFPDQHTGWGLGFLINPEQGPNGRAPGSLAWAGIFNSYYWIDPTNGVAGVMMSQLAPFGDAGALDFLGAVERAAYGN